From a single Planococcus shenhongbingii genomic region:
- a CDS encoding GntP family permease yields MLSIIVGLVLLMALAYLGWSIIWVAPLAAGVVALMSGLDVFDTYTGTYMDGLVGFVKSWFPIFLLGAIFGKLMEETGAAKAVAHKVTQLIGKKRAILGVLIASALLTYGGVSLFVVVFAVYPIALELFREANITRKLLVPTFALGAFTFTMTSMPGTPQIQNLIPMDYYNTTPTAGPVIGIVTTLIMAVGGYFWLAYREKKLSAKGDRFTEPNKSAATEKKEEEEKVPNWLLSLVPLMVVVVLLNIVKLEPIYALILGVLSIMLINIKDYKKFVFSINDGAKGSVMAILNTSAAVGFGAVIAVVPAFDNITEWLLNVSDNPLVAQSLAVQIMAVITGSASGGMGIALSTLGDTFYSLSQTTGISPEVFHRMAAVASGASILPNNGALLTLIAVTGLTHRETYKDVFVVAFLIPTIAVIAGIIMGGMGLV; encoded by the coding sequence ATGTTGAGCATCATCGTTGGTCTAGTATTGTTGATGGCGTTAGCCTATCTTGGATGGTCCATCATTTGGGTAGCCCCATTAGCTGCCGGCGTCGTCGCTTTAATGAGTGGATTGGATGTATTCGACACCTATACCGGAACCTATATGGATGGATTAGTGGGATTCGTGAAAAGCTGGTTCCCGATCTTCTTATTAGGTGCAATTTTCGGAAAGTTGATGGAAGAAACCGGCGCAGCCAAAGCCGTTGCCCATAAAGTAACGCAGTTAATCGGGAAAAAGAGAGCAATTCTTGGCGTGCTGATCGCTTCCGCTTTACTGACGTATGGCGGAGTTAGTTTATTCGTTGTGGTATTTGCAGTTTATCCGATTGCTCTGGAACTTTTCCGTGAAGCAAACATCACCAGAAAGTTGCTGGTTCCCACATTCGCTCTCGGAGCTTTTACGTTCACCATGACATCCATGCCGGGTACACCACAAATTCAAAACTTGATCCCCATGGATTATTACAACACAACCCCAACGGCAGGTCCGGTAATCGGGATTGTCACGACATTGATCATGGCCGTTGGCGGATACTTCTGGTTGGCCTACAGAGAGAAAAAGCTTTCTGCTAAAGGCGATCGGTTCACAGAACCAAATAAATCAGCGGCCACTGAGAAAAAAGAAGAAGAAGAGAAAGTTCCGAATTGGCTTTTGTCTTTAGTTCCTCTTATGGTGGTAGTCGTGCTGCTAAATATCGTGAAATTGGAACCGATCTATGCGTTAATCCTGGGTGTACTCAGTATTATGCTTATTAACATAAAGGATTATAAAAAGTTCGTTTTCTCTATTAACGACGGTGCCAAAGGCTCGGTAATGGCCATTTTGAATACGAGTGCGGCGGTTGGTTTTGGAGCTGTCATAGCGGTAGTTCCCGCATTTGATAACATAACCGAATGGCTGCTGAACGTCTCAGATAATCCATTAGTGGCTCAATCTTTAGCTGTTCAAATTATGGCGGTTATCACAGGTTCCGCTTCCGGCGGGATGGGAATCGCCCTCAGTACACTCGGCGACACGTTCTACAGCCTTTCTCAAACCACAGGCATTAGCCCGGAAGTGTTCCATAGAATGGCCGCAGTAGCATCAGGCGCTTCAATCCTTCCCAATAACGGGGCTCTTTTAACGCTTATTGCCGTTACCGGATTGACCCATAGGGAAACATATAAAGATGTATTCGTCGTTGCTTTTTTAATACCCACAATTGCAGTAATTGCCGGCATCATCATGGGCGGCATGGGATTGGTATAA
- a CDS encoding 3-hydroxybutyrate dehydrogenase — MVENKVVIITGSARGIGFEIGKHFAAEGANVVLSDINNEVLQEAAASLKKLGYEAIGVKADVTSEEELQNLVAETKKTYGRVDIVINNAGLQHVSPIEEFPTAKFELMIKIMLTAPFILTKTVFPIMKEQGFGRIINISSINGLIGFAGKAAYNSAKHGVIGLTKVAALEGAEHGITVNAIAPGYVDTPLVRGQMADLAKTRNVPVEDVLAEVLLPLVPQKRLLDVSEIADYALFLASDKAKSVTGQAVVIDGGYTAQ; from the coding sequence ATGGTTGAAAACAAAGTAGTTATTATTACAGGTTCCGCTCGCGGGATCGGGTTTGAAATCGGAAAACATTTTGCAGCAGAAGGCGCCAACGTTGTCCTTTCGGACATCAATAACGAAGTGTTGCAGGAAGCTGCTGCATCTTTGAAAAAACTTGGCTATGAAGCAATTGGTGTCAAAGCTGACGTGACAAGCGAAGAAGAGCTTCAAAACTTGGTCGCTGAAACCAAAAAAACTTATGGCCGCGTGGATATCGTAATCAACAACGCCGGGTTACAGCATGTGTCGCCGATTGAAGAGTTCCCAACAGCAAAATTTGAATTGATGATTAAAATCATGCTGACAGCACCTTTCATCCTGACCAAAACCGTTTTCCCGATCATGAAAGAACAAGGGTTTGGACGCATCATCAACATCTCTTCCATTAACGGCCTAATCGGATTTGCAGGCAAAGCCGCCTACAATAGTGCCAAACACGGCGTCATCGGTTTAACAAAAGTTGCAGCATTAGAAGGTGCAGAGCATGGCATTACAGTCAATGCGATTGCCCCAGGATATGTAGATACACCACTTGTACGTGGGCAAATGGCTGATCTGGCTAAAACCCGCAATGTTCCTGTAGAAGATGTCTTGGCAGAAGTGCTTCTTCCGCTAGTGCCTCAAAAACGGTTACTGGATGTCAGTGAAATTGCGGACTATGCCTTATTCCTGGCAAGTGATAAAGCGAAAAGTGTGACAGGGCAAGCTGTTGTCATTGATGGCGGTTATACTGCTCAATAA
- a CDS encoding VOC family protein: MIKQVGQIMLYVNDQDEAVRFWTENMGFEVVSEESNGEMRWIEIAPERGAETTIVLHNKEIIAQMSPELNLGTPSLMFFTENLDQLYSKLTAQNITIGEIVEMPSGRVFNFADREENYFAVMEKSK; the protein is encoded by the coding sequence ATGATCAAACAAGTCGGCCAAATCATGCTATATGTGAACGACCAGGACGAGGCAGTCAGATTTTGGACGGAAAACATGGGATTCGAAGTAGTTTCTGAAGAAAGCAACGGAGAAATGAGATGGATTGAAATTGCGCCGGAAAGAGGGGCTGAAACGACAATCGTTCTGCATAACAAGGAAATCATCGCTCAAATGTCACCCGAACTAAATCTGGGTACGCCTTCGCTGATGTTTTTCACAGAAAATCTCGATCAATTATACAGCAAGCTGACAGCGCAAAATATTACAATCGGAGAAATTGTCGAGATGCCTTCCGGCAGAGTCTTCAACTTTGCCGATAGGGAAGAAAATTACTTTGCCGTGATGGAGAAAAGTAAGTGA
- a CDS encoding ABC transporter permease, translating into MMRNFYLVFKQSFRERVTSKSYLTTTLALILISIFAISLPSILENFTDAKEEVVVISNAPEIQLVELEGQLADWEWKEGTDSQVSSLKEDAQEGKIAGLYIIDKGESNYSVTYFSKTNDVVLNSSLSQYLQAKNTQRIADSNGISAADQQALFVPVAMEKGKFTSENEVSVFVIYLMLMFILMAVMMYGTTIATGVASEKASRVMEVMVTKVNPLAMIFGKIFGIALASLVQFAAFFGSIALYLKSGIVEPAQSLGNFELNLSALTAEHCVYFFIFFLLGYLLYASLYAVFGSMVSRPEELNGTTMPISILLMVSAFSGILFVMDDPTSTLSKFMATFPFTSPFNMIILIMKDAASFAEISLSIALLVITTFVFGYFAAKIYPKGILHFGENLKLLQLITRKS; encoded by the coding sequence ATGATGAGAAACTTCTATTTGGTCTTCAAGCAATCGTTTCGGGAAAGAGTGACATCGAAGTCTTACCTTACGACAACGTTGGCTTTGATCCTGATTTCCATCTTCGCCATTTCGCTTCCAAGCATCCTGGAGAATTTTACAGACGCGAAAGAAGAAGTGGTGGTCATCTCCAATGCGCCGGAGATCCAGTTGGTGGAATTGGAAGGGCAGTTGGCTGACTGGGAATGGAAAGAAGGAACGGACAGCCAAGTAAGTTCGTTAAAAGAAGATGCCCAGGAAGGGAAAATTGCGGGCCTATACATAATAGATAAAGGCGAAAGCAATTATTCCGTCACGTACTTTTCCAAAACCAACGACGTCGTGTTGAATTCTTCGCTGTCCCAATATCTTCAAGCGAAAAATACACAAAGAATTGCAGACAGCAACGGCATATCGGCAGCCGATCAGCAGGCCCTGTTCGTTCCTGTCGCCATGGAAAAAGGAAAATTCACTTCAGAAAACGAAGTTTCGGTCTTTGTGATTTACTTGATGCTGATGTTCATTTTAATGGCGGTCATGATGTACGGCACAACTATCGCCACCGGCGTCGCTTCGGAAAAAGCTTCCAGGGTCATGGAAGTGATGGTGACGAAAGTAAATCCACTCGCCATGATTTTTGGGAAAATATTCGGGATTGCTTTAGCAAGCCTCGTGCAGTTCGCGGCTTTCTTTGGCTCCATCGCGTTGTATCTGAAATCCGGAATTGTGGAACCTGCACAAAGCTTAGGGAATTTTGAATTGAACCTGTCGGCCCTCACAGCCGAGCATTGTGTTTACTTTTTCATCTTCTTTTTATTGGGTTATTTATTGTATGCTTCTCTATATGCAGTATTCGGTTCTATGGTAAGCCGTCCGGAAGAGCTTAACGGAACGACGATGCCGATTTCCATTCTGTTAATGGTAAGTGCTTTTTCAGGTATTCTTTTTGTCATGGATGATCCGACTTCAACTTTATCGAAGTTCATGGCAACATTTCCGTTTACATCCCCGTTCAATATGATTATTTTGATTATGAAAGACGCGGCTTCATTTGCGGAGATCAGCCTTTCAATCGCCTTACTTGTCATCACCACATTTGTATTCGGTTATTTTGCGGCAAAAATTTATCCGAAAGGCATACTTCACTTTGGAGAAAATTTAAAATTACTTCAACTCATCACGAGAAAATCATAA
- a CDS encoding ABC transporter ATP-binding protein, whose amino-acid sequence MNLTINDLNKHFGPYHAVKNLSLSVEQGEAVGLLGRNGAGKTTTIRMILGLLQQESGSIEWGGKPFSRKEMKLGYLPEERGLYPKMNMLDQLVYFGQLEGMSKRAAKQEALKWIERLGISEYLKKDTGDLSKGNQQKIQLIAALMHDPDLVILDEPFSGLDPVNAQMLEGVIEDLIELKKTLIFSSHRMESVESFCDRVYLMKHGEVVLSGAISDIKTRYGFKYVNIESSEPLEEHFKELQTEFVKKGKEYQLQVKTMEQGLCLIEKLKSLVAIRKIGIADPSLNQIFIEKAGD is encoded by the coding sequence ATGAACCTAACAATTAACGATTTAAACAAGCATTTCGGACCATACCACGCAGTAAAGAACTTGTCTTTATCCGTAGAGCAAGGCGAAGCCGTGGGGCTGCTGGGAAGAAACGGAGCAGGAAAAACCACGACGATCCGGATGATTCTCGGGTTATTGCAGCAGGAAAGCGGCAGCATTGAATGGGGAGGAAAACCGTTCTCGCGCAAAGAAATGAAACTCGGCTATCTGCCCGAAGAAAGAGGCCTGTATCCGAAGATGAACATGCTGGACCAATTGGTTTATTTCGGCCAATTGGAAGGCATGAGCAAGCGTGCTGCCAAGCAGGAAGCTTTGAAATGGATCGAGCGCCTGGGAATTAGCGAGTATCTCAAAAAAGACACTGGAGATTTATCAAAAGGAAACCAGCAAAAAATCCAATTGATCGCGGCGCTGATGCACGATCCGGACCTGGTCATTCTGGATGAGCCTTTCAGCGGTCTGGATCCGGTCAATGCGCAAATGCTGGAAGGGGTAATTGAAGATTTGATTGAGCTGAAGAAAACGCTGATCTTTTCGAGCCACCGGATGGAAAGCGTTGAATCGTTCTGCGACCGCGTGTATTTGATGAAGCACGGCGAAGTGGTGCTGTCGGGCGCGATTTCAGATATTAAAACCCGGTATGGCTTCAAGTATGTGAACATTGAATCTTCCGAGCCCTTGGAAGAGCATTTTAAAGAGCTGCAAACTGAGTTTGTCAAAAAGGGAAAGGAATATCAGTTGCAAGTTAAAACCATGGAGCAAGGCCTGTGCCTCATTGAAAAATTAAAAAGTTTGGTTGCAATCCGAAAAATCGGCATCGCGGATCCATCTCTAAACCAAATATTCATTGAAAAGGCAGGGGATTAA